The following coding sequences are from one Megamonas funiformis window:
- a CDS encoding ABC transporter ATP-binding protein, translating into MNDYKRLILFIKPYWKRLLLAIVCIIMSAAANLYVPWIIKDMIDKVLMERDMVLLNLIAVGIVVVFFFRGIFFYGQSYLVSYIAQRVIIDVREMLYVKFQKLQLAYYEKKQTGTIMSYITNDVAALQAALVDSLIELVTESSILIGSLVMMFYLDWKLSLVTLIVVPLIGQAMKIFGRKLKKSGSLIQERTAEITSLLQETISGVRVVKSFAREEHEIERFQNQNDLNFKANMKSVQLSSLLTPTVEFLAAVIVTVILWFGGYQVVNGALTAGALIAFLTYAVNLANPVKRISRVYGTINKAMAAAERVFDVLDTQEDLKDKPDAKELPKISGKVKFDHVSFGYKDGVNVLHDLSLTANPGQVIAFVGPSGAGKSTIANLIPRFYDVTEGAITIDDIDIRDVTIKSLREQIGVVPQETMLFSGTIKENIRYGRLDATDEEIIEAAKAANAHNFIMNLADGYDTKIGERGITLSGGQRQRMAIARAILKNPRILILDEATSALDTESEEIVQEALDKLMVGRTSFVIAHRLSTIVHADKIVVLDNGRVQEMGTHQELMQTGGLYSHLYNIQFSNKKAK; encoded by the coding sequence ATGAATGATTATAAGAGATTGATTTTATTTATAAAACCATATTGGAAAAGGCTTTTATTAGCTATTGTTTGTATCATAATGTCAGCAGCAGCAAATTTATATGTACCTTGGATTATAAAGGATATGATTGATAAGGTACTTATGGAAAGAGATATGGTACTGTTAAATTTAATTGCAGTAGGCATAGTGGTAGTATTTTTCTTTAGAGGGATATTCTTCTATGGTCAGTCGTATTTAGTATCATATATAGCACAAAGAGTAATTATTGATGTTCGTGAAATGCTTTATGTGAAATTTCAGAAGTTGCAGTTAGCATATTATGAAAAAAAACAAACAGGAACAATAATGAGCTATATAACTAATGACGTAGCAGCACTTCAAGCAGCATTAGTTGATAGTTTAATAGAATTAGTTACAGAATCATCAATTTTGATAGGTTCTTTAGTTATGATGTTTTATTTGGATTGGAAATTGAGTTTAGTTACGTTGATAGTTGTACCATTGATTGGGCAAGCTATGAAAATTTTTGGTAGAAAGCTCAAAAAAAGTGGTTCATTAATTCAAGAACGTACAGCAGAAATAACATCATTATTACAAGAAACAATTTCTGGCGTTCGTGTAGTAAAATCATTTGCTAGAGAAGAACATGAAATTGAAAGATTTCAAAATCAAAATGATTTAAACTTTAAAGCAAATATGAAAAGTGTACAGCTCAGTTCATTGTTGACACCAACTGTAGAATTTTTAGCAGCTGTAATTGTAACTGTAATTTTATGGTTTGGTGGTTATCAAGTAGTTAATGGCGCTTTGACAGCTGGGGCACTTATCGCCTTTTTAACTTATGCCGTAAATTTAGCTAATCCTGTAAAACGTATCAGTAGAGTATATGGCACAATTAATAAAGCTATGGCAGCAGCGGAACGTGTATTTGATGTATTAGATACACAGGAAGATTTAAAGGATAAACCTGATGCTAAAGAGCTTCCTAAAATCAGTGGTAAAGTTAAATTTGATCATGTTAGTTTTGGCTATAAAGATGGTGTGAATGTATTACACGATTTATCTTTAACAGCTAATCCAGGTCAAGTAATTGCATTTGTAGGTCCTAGTGGAGCAGGAAAATCTACTATTGCAAATTTAATTCCTAGATTTTATGATGTAACTGAGGGCGCTATAACAATAGATGATATAGATATTCGAGATGTTACTATAAAATCATTACGTGAACAAATTGGTGTAGTGCCTCAAGAAACTATGTTATTTAGTGGCACAATTAAAGAAAATATTCGCTATGGTAGATTAGATGCAACTGATGAAGAAATCATTGAAGCGGCAAAAGCGGCTAATGCACATAATTTTATCATGAATTTAGCTGATGGCTATGATACGAAAATTGGTGAACGTGGTATAACTTTATCTGGCGGTCAACGTCAACGTATGGCGATTGCTAGAGCTATCTTAAAAAATCCACGTATTTTGATTTTAGATGAAGCAACATCAGCACTTGATACAGAAAGCGAAGAAATTGTTCAAGAGGCATTGGATAAATTGATGGTTGGTCGAACATCATTTGTTATAGCACATCGTCTATCAACAATTGTACATGCTGATAAAATTGTTGTTTTAGACAATGGACGTGTACAAGAAATGGGTACACATCAAGAACTTATGCAGACAGGTGGTTTATAT
- the lpxB gene encoding lipid-A-disaccharide synthase — protein sequence MYKIMFSAGETSGDMHGANLAKALKNICSDIEMFGFGGPQMEQAGVKLCKNMLDYSVMGFWEVLVNLRKMFKLKDALVAEMKKQKPDILVLIDYPDFNWRLAKEAKKMNIPVFSYIPPSAWAWRKGRAKEVAKIADKIVAIFPFELDVYKKAGADISFVGNPLMDNVKASMSREMAAEFFGIDLKEDNILLLPGSRKQEIANLLEPMLQAAQLIKKERPEIKFFLPVATGIDKKYLEEKINEYGLTVKLCETKTYDLMNCCDFAIATSGTVTLEAALMGLPSIVLYKMSAITYRIAKIFVKIKYFSLPNILVDKQVLPELLQDEVNGENIARLARDLYKDTESAKKVKEELLMVKEKLGSPGVADKTAELILQTVDRFKNEIKG from the coding sequence ATGTATAAAATTATGTTTTCAGCAGGGGAAACTTCTGGTGATATGCATGGAGCAAATTTGGCTAAAGCTTTGAAAAATATCTGTAGTGATATTGAAATGTTTGGTTTTGGCGGTCCACAAATGGAACAAGCTGGAGTAAAGCTTTGTAAAAACATGTTAGATTATAGTGTGATGGGTTTTTGGGAAGTATTAGTTAATTTACGTAAAATGTTTAAATTAAAAGATGCTTTAGTAGCAGAAATGAAAAAACAAAAGCCTGATATTTTAGTCTTAATAGATTATCCAGATTTTAATTGGCGTCTCGCTAAAGAAGCTAAGAAAATGAATATACCTGTATTTTCATATATACCACCTTCAGCTTGGGCATGGCGCAAGGGCAGAGCTAAAGAGGTAGCTAAAATTGCTGATAAGATTGTAGCGATTTTTCCTTTTGAATTAGATGTATATAAAAAAGCAGGTGCAGATATTTCATTTGTAGGAAATCCATTGATGGATAATGTAAAGGCTTCAATGAGTCGCGAGATGGCAGCGGAATTTTTTGGCATAGATTTGAAAGAAGATAATATTTTATTATTGCCGGGAAGTAGAAAGCAAGAAATAGCTAATTTATTAGAACCAATGCTTCAAGCTGCGCAGTTAATAAAGAAAGAACGACCAGAAATAAAGTTTTTTTTACCTGTAGCTACTGGTATTGATAAAAAATATTTAGAAGAAAAGATAAATGAATATGGTTTAACAGTAAAATTATGTGAAACAAAGACATATGATTTGATGAATTGCTGTGATTTTGCTATTGCAACTTCGGGAACAGTTACTTTGGAAGCTGCACTTATGGGACTTCCATCAATTGTTTTATATAAGATGTCTGCTATCACATATCGCATAGCTAAAATTTTTGTGAAGATAAAATATTTTAGTTTGCCAAATATTTTAGTTGATAAACAAGTTTTGCCAGAATTGTTACAAGATGAAGTAAATGGTGAAAATATAGCTCGACTTGCTAGAGATTTATATAAAGATACTGAATCTGCTAAAAAAGTAAAAGAAGAATTATTAATGGTAAAGGAAAAGCTAGGTTCACCAGGAGTGGCTGATAAGACAGCTGAGTTAATATTACAAACAGTTGATAGATTTAAAAATGAGATTAAGGGATAA
- a CDS encoding LpxI family protein has translation MKSIGLLSGIGRLPVEVAKAARAMGIDVYAVGLVDGVEEDLKNVATDFKSINVAQLGSIIDYLKGKEVTDVVMIGKVTKEILFSGQHELPDARMIALLSSLKDRSDDTMMLAFVAELAKEGITTFDQTMLLKMIMPKKGVLTKRQPTERENLDMEFGFKMAKALGGLDIGQTVVVKDKAVMALEAIEGTDACILRGGKLACGNAVVAKVAKPAQDNRFDMPAVGVKTIESMIEVKASGLVIEAGRTLIVDREKVLSLADENAITIVAM, from the coding sequence ATGAAATCAATAGGTTTATTATCTGGGATAGGTAGATTACCAGTTGAAGTAGCAAAAGCAGCAAGAGCTATGGGTATAGATGTTTATGCTGTAGGTTTGGTTGATGGTGTAGAAGAAGATTTAAAAAATGTAGCAACAGATTTTAAATCCATCAATGTAGCTCAATTGGGTAGTATAATTGATTATTTAAAAGGTAAAGAAGTAACAGATGTTGTCATGATTGGTAAAGTTACTAAGGAAATTTTATTTTCAGGGCAACATGAATTACCTGACGCTAGAATGATAGCTTTGTTATCATCATTAAAAGATAGAAGTGATGATACTATGATGTTGGCATTTGTGGCAGAACTTGCTAAAGAAGGAATTACCACATTTGACCAGACTATGCTTTTGAAAATGATTATGCCTAAAAAGGGAGTATTGACTAAACGTCAACCAACAGAGAGAGAAAATTTAGATATGGAATTCGGTTTCAAAATGGCAAAAGCTCTTGGCGGCTTGGATATTGGTCAGACTGTAGTTGTTAAAGATAAAGCAGTAATGGCTTTAGAAGCTATTGAAGGAACTGATGCATGTATTTTACGTGGCGGAAAACTCGCTTGCGGAAATGCAGTTGTAGCAAAAGTGGCAAAACCAGCTCAAGATAATCGTTTTGATATGCCAGCTGTTGGTGTAAAAACAATTGAATCTATGATAGAAGTAAAAGCTTCTGGCTTAGTAATTGAAGCAGGACGCACTTTAATTGTAGATAGAGAAAAAGTTTTATCACTAGCTGATGAAAATGCTATAACTATTGTGGCAATGTAG
- the lpxA gene encoding acyl-ACP--UDP-N-acetylglucosamine O-acyltransferase, with the protein MEAESKIHPLAIVHENAKIGKNVEIGPFAVIGENVEIGDGTRIEPHAVITGWTKIGKDCVIFPGASIGAEPQDLKFVGEKSYVYIGDRTKVREYATIHRACGAEEETRIGNDCLLMAYTHVAHNAIIGNNVIMANNASVAGHVIVEDRAVLGGFAGVHQFVKIGRNAMVGGFSKLVQDVVPYTIVDGRPANVCGLNSVGIARAGISVSSRKAIKQAYRILYRSGLKLAQAISVIEQEVDSCAEVEHFLRFLRNADRGICRENHEGNN; encoded by the coding sequence ATGGAGGCAGAAAGCAAAATACATCCATTAGCAATAGTTCATGAAAATGCCAAAATCGGAAAAAATGTAGAAATTGGTCCATTTGCAGTTATTGGCGAAAATGTAGAAATCGGTGATGGTACAAGAATTGAACCACATGCGGTTATTACTGGTTGGACAAAAATTGGCAAAGATTGCGTGATTTTTCCAGGAGCATCTATTGGTGCAGAACCACAGGATTTAAAATTTGTGGGAGAAAAATCTTATGTATATATTGGCGATCGAACAAAAGTTCGTGAATATGCTACAATTCATAGAGCTTGTGGAGCTGAAGAAGAAACTCGTATTGGCAATGATTGCTTATTAATGGCTTATACGCATGTAGCACATAATGCAATTATTGGTAATAATGTTATTATGGCAAATAATGCATCTGTTGCAGGGCATGTTATTGTAGAAGATAGAGCTGTTCTTGGTGGTTTTGCCGGTGTTCATCAATTTGTAAAAATTGGTAGAAATGCAATGGTTGGAGGCTTTTCCAAATTAGTACAAGATGTTGTGCCATATACAATTGTAGATGGTAGACCTGCAAATGTTTGTGGTTTAAATAGTGTAGGTATAGCTCGTGCAGGAATTTCTGTATCGTCAAGAAAAGCTATTAAACAAGCATATAGAATTTTGTATCGTTCAGGATTAAAATTAGCGCAGGCAATATCTGTAATTGAACAAGAAGTTGATTCTTGTGCTGAAGTAGAACATTTTTTACGATTCTTAAGAAATGCTGATCGTGGTATTTGCAGAGAAAACCATGAAGGTAATAATTAA
- the fabZ gene encoding 3-hydroxyacyl-ACP dehydratase FabZ, whose amino-acid sequence MRIDIPEIEKVLPHRPPFLLIDRIIELEPMKYAVGIKNISINEDQFRGHFPGHPIMPGVLILEAMAQVGGFALLYPAENRGKLAYFGGMDNVKFKKPVVPGDQLIMKSEIVKIRGDFGKVHCEGFVDDKLVAQGDFTFALQKPENL is encoded by the coding sequence ATGAGAATTGATATTCCTGAAATTGAAAAAGTTTTACCACATCGTCCCCCATTTTTATTGATCGATCGTATTATTGAATTAGAACCTATGAAATATGCAGTAGGTATAAAAAATATTTCTATAAATGAAGACCAATTTAGAGGACATTTTCCAGGTCATCCAATTATGCCAGGCGTGTTAATTTTAGAAGCAATGGCACAAGTTGGTGGTTTTGCTTTATTATATCCAGCAGAAAACCGCGGTAAATTAGCTTATTTTGGCGGTATGGATAATGTTAAATTTAAAAAACCAGTAGTTCCTGGAGATCAGCTTATTATGAAATCTGAAATTGTGAAAATTCGTGGCGATTTTGGTAAAGTTCATTGTGAAGGTTTTGTTGATGATAAATTAGTAGCTCAAGGTGACTTTACTTTTGCTTTACAAAAACCAGAAAACTTATAA
- the lpxC gene encoding UDP-3-O-acyl-N-acetylglucosamine deacetylase, whose product MIKQKTIAVDVSYTGIGLHSGTEVNMKLRPAPVDTGIVFIRTDLPEKTQIKAIASNVTSTLRATTISNGDVKIFTIEHLMSALFASDIDNCYIEIDSEEPPVTDGSANVFLELLEKAGIKEQEKEADIITIDKLYRIDDKERFIMVLPYDGFRVSFTSVNPHPLIGIQYHDFEFTSKDLYKKEIAIARTIAYEKEVEALRKMGLGLGGNLDNVIVYNDEGWMNKLRFPDELVRHKILDAIGDLRLAGRIKGHVIAVKSGHELNTKLAKKILADFT is encoded by the coding sequence ATGATAAAGCAAAAAACAATTGCGGTAGATGTTTCATATACTGGAATTGGTCTGCATTCAGGCACAGAGGTTAATATGAAATTGCGTCCTGCTCCAGTAGATACAGGAATTGTATTTATTAGAACGGATTTACCAGAAAAAACACAGATAAAAGCAATAGCAAGTAATGTTACATCTACATTAAGAGCGACAACGATTAGTAATGGAGATGTCAAGATTTTTACAATAGAACATTTAATGTCAGCACTATTTGCTAGTGATATAGATAATTGTTATATTGAAATTGACAGTGAAGAACCACCAGTAACAGATGGTTCAGCAAATGTTTTTTTAGAATTGCTAGAAAAAGCAGGAATAAAAGAACAGGAAAAAGAAGCAGATATAATAACAATTGATAAATTATATCGCATAGATGATAAAGAAAGATTTATAATGGTATTGCCTTATGATGGTTTTCGTGTGAGCTTTACTTCCGTAAATCCACATCCATTAATTGGTATACAATATCATGATTTTGAATTTACTAGTAAAGATTTATATAAGAAGGAAATAGCTATAGCACGAACTATTGCTTATGAAAAAGAAGTAGAAGCTTTACGTAAAATGGGATTAGGTTTAGGTGGAAATTTAGATAATGTAATTGTCTACAATGATGAAGGTTGGATGAATAAACTTCGTTTCCCAGATGAATTAGTTCGTCATAAAATTTTAGATGCTATTGGTGATTTGAGATTAGCAGGTAGAATAAAAGGTCATGTAATTGCTGTAAAATCAGGTCATGAATTAAATACAAAGTTAGCAAAGAAAATTCTTGCAGACTTTACTTAA
- a CDS encoding lysophospholipid acyltransferase family protein: MLYHILVFLSDICCLLPASVARFVGKILGELTWIVVPKKRKQMAIHNIERCLKVSTDKAEQIAKKSWTRFGPMIMEVLRFKVICKNINKYVTIKGEENIKKAMSYGNGGVIATAHSGNWEIIGAALTHKGMKIAGVAQHQRNEGVNNFINYCRAFTGMHITDKLDIKEMMKMLGQKYFIGLIMDQDGGSTGIIMPFLGYEASCVQGPAVMSRFKSAPILPAFITEDKKRPGHHILTVLEPVFTAKTKDKQKDIYDMMASLTSLVEQHIRDYPEEWFWLHDRWKYVERKKKEANNLQ, encoded by the coding sequence ATGCTATATCATATATTAGTATTTTTAAGTGATATTTGTTGTTTATTACCAGCTAGTGTAGCAAGATTTGTAGGTAAGATTTTAGGTGAATTAACATGGATTGTTGTTCCTAAAAAAAGAAAACAAATGGCAATACATAATATTGAGCGTTGTTTAAAAGTATCAACTGATAAAGCTGAGCAAATTGCAAAGAAAAGTTGGACTAGATTTGGACCAATGATCATGGAAGTATTGCGATTTAAAGTTATATGTAAAAATATTAATAAATATGTAACTATAAAAGGTGAAGAAAATATAAAAAAAGCTATGTCTTATGGAAATGGTGGTGTCATTGCCACAGCACATAGTGGAAATTGGGAGATTATAGGAGCAGCACTCACTCATAAAGGAATGAAGATAGCAGGAGTGGCTCAACATCAACGCAATGAAGGTGTAAATAATTTTATAAATTATTGTCGAGCATTTACAGGTATGCATATAACAGATAAATTGGATATCAAAGAAATGATGAAAATGCTTGGACAAAAATATTTTATCGGTTTAATTATGGACCAAGATGGTGGTTCTACAGGGATTATTATGCCATTTTTAGGTTATGAAGCATCTTGTGTGCAAGGTCCAGCGGTGATGAGCAGATTTAAATCGGCACCAATATTACCAGCTTTTATTACTGAAGATAAAAAAAGACCAGGACATCATATTTTAACAGTATTAGAACCAGTTTTTACAGCTAAAACAAAAGATAAACAAAAAGATATATATGATATGATGGCAAGCTTAACTAGTTTAGTAGAACAACATATAAGAGATTATCCAGAAGAGTGGTTCTGGCTTCATGATAGATGGAAATATGTTGAAAGAAAGAAAAAAGAAGCAAATAACTTGCAGTAA
- the lpxD gene encoding UDP-3-O-(3-hydroxymyristoyl)glucosamine N-acyltransferase has product MKRTLAEIANLINGKLCGDYDENLVITGATGIALAGPSEITFAVDPHLEEAIACNAAAVIIQEDVDGFSKTCIKVKNPREAFNILLNIFKPELKVEKVISSKAHIGKNVKIGENVAIMDFAYIDDNAIIGDNVEIYPNVYIGQYASVDENTILHSGVSVREYCKVGKNVIIHDNTVVGADGFGFITKDGKHTKVPQVGNVVIEDDVEIGCNAGIDRATTGSTVIGKGTKVDNLVHIGHNCVLGENCLVVAQTGLAGSTIVGHNVTFAGQVGSKGHIKVGSNSVMAARTGLIADVPENSFYAGFPARPHQEWLRIKANESRLPDMMKKLKLMEKRLKALEEKNN; this is encoded by the coding sequence ATGAAAAGAACACTAGCAGAGATAGCAAATTTAATAAATGGTAAACTTTGTGGGGATTATGATGAGAATTTAGTCATTACAGGTGCAACAGGAATTGCTTTAGCTGGTCCAAGTGAAATAACTTTTGCTGTAGACCCACATTTAGAGGAAGCTATTGCTTGTAATGCGGCTGCAGTGATTATACAAGAAGATGTAGATGGTTTTTCAAAAACTTGTATAAAAGTAAAAAATCCTCGAGAAGCTTTCAATATTTTATTAAATATTTTTAAACCTGAATTGAAAGTAGAAAAAGTCATCAGCTCTAAGGCACATATAGGTAAAAATGTAAAAATTGGTGAAAATGTAGCTATAATGGATTTTGCCTATATTGATGATAATGCAATTATTGGCGATAATGTGGAAATATATCCAAATGTTTATATTGGTCAATATGCTAGTGTAGATGAAAATACAATTCTTCATTCAGGTGTTAGTGTTCGCGAATATTGCAAAGTAGGAAAAAATGTAATTATTCATGATAATACAGTAGTTGGTGCTGATGGATTTGGTTTTATAACTAAAGATGGAAAACATACAAAAGTACCACAAGTAGGTAATGTAGTAATTGAAGATGATGTTGAAATTGGCTGTAATGCAGGAATTGATAGAGCAACAACAGGTTCAACAGTGATTGGCAAAGGAACAAAAGTAGATAACCTTGTTCACATTGGTCATAACTGTGTATTAGGAGAAAATTGTTTAGTTGTAGCACAAACAGGTCTTGCTGGTTCAACAATTGTTGGTCATAATGTTACATTTGCAGGTCAAGTTGGCTCTAAAGGTCATATAAAAGTTGGCAGTAATTCAGTTATGGCAGCACGTACAGGTCTTATTGCAGATGTACCAGAAAATTCATTTTATGCAGGTTTTCCTGCTCGTCCTCATCAAGAATGGCTTAGAATTAAAGCAAATGAATCTCGTTTGCCAGATATGATGAAAAAATTAAAATTAATGGAAAAGCGTTTAAAAGCGTTAGAAGAGAAAAATAATTAA
- a CDS encoding OmpH family outer membrane protein produces MKIKLMLVIALVTLMSVFMSGCGSETKLGYLDAERVMNEAPQIKTIRDNIDAKNKEIEAKETDLMSKKATMSDEEFKKAQMDIQRQYQGLDMQYKSQVKNTMDKVLAEVSTEKELSAVVPKTLVRSNGMQVQKQEFVVQGGIDITDDVIQKLQ; encoded by the coding sequence ATGAAAATAAAATTAATGTTAGTAATAGCACTTGTTACATTGATGAGTGTATTTATGTCAGGTTGTGGAAGCGAAACTAAATTAGGTTATTTAGATGCTGAACGAGTTATGAATGAAGCACCACAAATAAAAACAATTAGAGATAATATTGATGCTAAGAATAAAGAAATCGAAGCTAAAGAAACAGATTTAATGAGCAAAAAAGCAACTATGTCTGATGAAGAATTTAAAAAAGCACAGATGGATATTCAACGTCAATATCAAGGCTTAGATATGCAATATAAATCTCAAGTAAAAAATACAATGGATAAGGTACTCGCAGAAGTATCAACAGAAAAAGAATTATCTGCTGTAGTGCCAAAAACATTAGTGCGTTCAAATGGTATGCAAGTTCAAAAACAAGAGTTTGTAGTTCAAGGTGGAATTGATATTACAGACGATGTAATTCAGAAGTTGCAATAA
- a CDS encoding OmpH family outer membrane protein — MINFEKKQVKIISVIIAAVFVFSIVALGVSQYQSGMAGASSSNVGIVDYSKLIAEHPGMQPAREKYEAAAKQVQEDFQNQAANMTPEQQQQFIEQKQKEMQDKQKELIDPIRNSIEEQVKAVADSRGINVVLDKNNVLYGGQDITQDVLTKIQAQGDVTTDNTNSSDATSAEATDTTNSSGQN; from the coding sequence TTGATTAATTTCGAAAAGAAACAAGTAAAAATTATTAGTGTTATTATTGCAGCAGTATTTGTATTTAGTATTGTCGCTCTTGGAGTTTCACAATATCAATCTGGTATGGCAGGAGCATCTTCTTCTAATGTTGGTATTGTAGATTATTCCAAACTTATTGCAGAACATCCAGGAATGCAACCTGCTCGTGAAAAATATGAAGCAGCAGCAAAACAAGTTCAAGAAGATTTCCAAAATCAGGCTGCAAATATGACACCTGAACAGCAGCAACAATTTATAGAACAAAAACAAAAAGAAATGCAAGATAAGCAAAAAGAATTAATCGATCCTATTCGCAATAGCATAGAAGAACAAGTAAAAGCAGTAGCTGATTCTAGAGGTATTAATGTTGTATTAGATAAAAACAATGTATTATATGGTGGACAGGATATCACTCAAGATGTTTTAACAAAAATTCAAGCTCAGGGTGATGTAACTACAGATAATACTAATAGTTCTGATGCAACTTCTGCTGAAGCTACAGATACAACAAATTCTTCTGGTCAAAATTAA